From Antechinus flavipes isolate AdamAnt ecotype Samford, QLD, Australia chromosome 1, AdamAnt_v2, whole genome shotgun sequence:
AGAGCCAATTTTTCTGCTCTGATAGCTACAGAGAATATGTTTTCTAAAATGATTATGaaacttttcattttgcaaatcttgGGTATGTCCCTGGGTGAAGTACAGAAACCATTTGTTCATTTTCTGAGTCTAAACAAGACCGAAGTCCTATTTTACACGAAGACAGAAGAAGCATTGATTGTAAAATCAAACTACAAGAGCAATGAGCCAAACAGAAGCTATCTTTCTGTAGATTTAAAAGACCTGGAAGTGGCACAAGTGGTGAACGTGACCAAGACATCTTCGGAggttacaaactttaaaataaaccTACTGACAAAGAAAGCAGGTGAGACAAGTTTAACCATTCAACTGTGGGATTTTGTAGGTGGGCAAGATAGACTCATTGAGGAGATAAAGGATATCCGAATCAAGGTGATCTTCAAACAGAAAATAGAGACTCTTCTAAAGGCACCTTTGCATTTTGACAATTATGCTCTACTGCTGATTTTGccaataatattaattaataaatttgcaTTTGGGTGCAAGATTGAAATGGAAACACTCCAGATTGCATGGAAGAAACCTTTACCAATACTTCTTGGTGCAGCTATCCAATTTTTTGTCATGCCgctttgtggatttatttttactAGAGTTTTGGCACTATCCCAGACTCTCTCTTTTGGATTTGTTATGACTTGTACCTgtcctggaggaggaggaggctatCTCTTTGCCCTGCTTCTGGAAGGTGATATCACTTTGGCCATTGTAATGACTTGTGTTTCAACATTATTAGCACTGATAATGATGCCTCTAAATTCGTATATTTATAGTAGAATGTTGAGACTGCATGGTTCACTTCATATCCCTGTTTCTAAAATCATGACAACCCTTCTTTTCATAGTTATACCAATATCGGGAGGCATAATCATTAAGCGGAAAGTACCTAAATGGGCAAACTacttggagaaaataattaaacCTTTTAGTTTTGTGTTAATATCTGTGGGGATATATTTGAGTTTCAAGATGGGATTCatatttacaaaaacaattaACTTGAAGGTATTTTTCCTGGGAC
This genomic window contains:
- the SLC10A5 gene encoding sodium/bile acid cotransporter 5; this encodes MFSKMIMKLFILQILGMSLGEVQKPFVHFLSLNKTEVLFYTKTEEALIVKSNYKSNEPNRSYLSVDLKDLEVAQVVNVTKTSSEVTNFKINLLTKKAGETSLTIQLWDFVGGQDRLIEEIKDIRIKVIFKQKIETLLKAPLHFDNYALLLILPIILINKFAFGCKIEMETLQIAWKKPLPILLGAAIQFFVMPLCGFIFTRVLALSQTLSFGFVMTCTCPGGGGGYLFALLLEGDITLAIVMTCVSTLLALIMMPLNSYIYSRMLRLHGSLHIPVSKIMTTLLFIVIPISGGIIIKRKVPKWANYLEKIIKPFSFVLISVGIYLSFKMGFIFTKTINLKVFFLGLLVPALGLLFGYSFSKMFMLPLPVCKTVAIEGGALNSFLALAIIQLSFPQHKADSASVAPFTVAMCFGCEMLFMILLYKAKKYYSSKCRG